A single Flavobacterium sp. 1 DNA region contains:
- the bcp gene encoding thioredoxin-dependent thiol peroxidase — MTTLKIGDQAPQFSGIDQDGKSHQLADYKGKKLVVFFYPKASTPGCTAEVCDLRDNFERFQANNYVLLGVSADSAKAQAKFRDKHDFPFPLLADEDKSVINAFGVWGPKKFMGREYDGIHRTTFVIDENGIISDVISAVKTKEHAGQILK; from the coding sequence ATGACTACATTAAAAATAGGAGATCAAGCACCACAATTTTCAGGGATAGATCAAGATGGGAAATCACATCAATTAGCAGATTATAAAGGAAAAAAACTGGTGGTTTTCTTTTATCCAAAAGCTTCAACACCTGGATGCACGGCAGAGGTTTGTGATTTAAGGGATAATTTCGAGCGTTTTCAGGCTAATAATTATGTACTTCTTGGAGTAAGTGCTGATAGTGCCAAAGCACAAGCAAAGTTTAGAGATAAACATGATTTTCCTTTTCCGCTATTGGCTGATGAAGATAAGTCAGTAATAAATGCTTTCGGAGTTTGGGGACCAAAAAAGTTTATGGGAAGGGAATATGACGGTATTCACAGAACCACTTTTGTAATTGATGAAAACGGAATCATTAGCGATGTTATCTCTGCTGTAAAAACTAAAGAACACGCTGGGCAAATTTTAAAATAA
- the nth gene encoding endonuclease III, with the protein MTKQERVTFVINTLNELYPTIPIPLDHKDPYTLLIAVLLSAQCTDVRVNQITPILFAKADNPYDMVKMSIEEIKAIIRPCGLSPMKSKGIHGLSQILIQKHNGLVPQSFEYLEELPAVGHKTASVVMSQAFGVPAFPVDTHIHRLMYRWNLTNGKNVVQTEKDAKRIFPEELWNDLHLQIIWYGREYSPARGWNLEKDIITRTIGRKSVLSEFDKK; encoded by the coding sequence ATGACCAAACAGGAACGCGTAACATTTGTTATCAATACACTAAATGAATTATATCCTACTATTCCAATTCCGTTAGACCATAAAGATCCATATACTTTACTGATTGCCGTTTTACTTTCGGCACAATGCACAGATGTTCGGGTTAATCAAATTACTCCCATACTTTTTGCTAAAGCCGACAATCCGTATGATATGGTTAAAATGTCGATAGAAGAAATCAAGGCAATCATTCGCCCTTGCGGTTTATCTCCAATGAAATCGAAAGGTATTCATGGCTTGTCACAAATTTTGATTCAAAAACACAATGGGCTTGTACCTCAGAGTTTTGAGTATTTAGAAGAATTGCCAGCAGTTGGGCATAAAACAGCCAGCGTTGTAATGTCACAAGCTTTTGGAGTTCCTGCTTTTCCAGTTGATACCCACATTCACCGGTTAATGTACCGCTGGAACTTGACAAATGGCAAAAATGTAGTTCAAACTGAAAAGGATGCCAAACGTATTTTCCCTGAAGAATTATGGAATGATCTTCACCTGCAGATTATTTGGTATGGACGTGAATATTCGCCTGCGAGGGGATGGAATTTGGAGAAAGACATTATTACCAGAACAATTGGGCGAAAATCGGTTTTGAGTGAATTTGATAAAAAATAA
- a CDS encoding RNA polymerase sigma factor, with product MANIQKTDALLVKDYMAGDENALAILIRRHESKVFGFIYSKVSDKDVSNDIFQDTFIKVIKTLKLNSYNEEGKFLPWVMRIAHNLIIDHFRKLKKMPMYRETEEFSIFSIMSDDSLTVENQIIAEQVEVDVRRLVEELPLDQKEVLIMRMYQDMSFKEISEITGVSINTALGRMRYAIMNLRKIIDKHQIVLTN from the coding sequence ATGGCAAATATTCAAAAAACAGATGCTTTATTAGTAAAGGATTATATGGCTGGCGATGAAAACGCATTGGCTATATTAATAAGAAGGCATGAGTCCAAAGTGTTTGGATTTATTTATTCTAAAGTTTCAGATAAAGACGTTTCCAACGACATTTTTCAAGATACTTTTATCAAAGTAATCAAAACCTTAAAATTAAATTCATATAACGAAGAAGGAAAATTTTTGCCTTGGGTTATGCGTATTGCCCATAACTTAATTATTGATCATTTTAGAAAGTTAAAAAAAATGCCGATGTACAGAGAGACAGAGGAATTTTCTATTTTTTCTATAATGTCTGATGATTCACTTACTGTCGAAAATCAAATTATTGCAGAACAGGTTGAGGTTGATGTACGCAGACTAGTTGAAGAGCTTCCTTTGGATCAAAAAGAAGTTTTAATCATGCGTATGTATCAGGATATGAGTTTTAAAGAAATCTCAGAAATTACAGGGGTCAGCATCAATACGGCATTAGGCAGAATGCGTTATGCAATAATGAATTTGAGGAAAATTATAGATAAGCATCAAATTGTTTTGACTAATTGA
- the uvrA gene encoding excinuclease ABC subunit UvrA has product MPVDISKLDPKKNIIIKGAQVHNLKNVDVAIPRNKLVVITGLSGSGKSSLAFDTLYAEGQRRYVESLSSYARQFLGRLDKPKVEYIKGIAPAIAIEQKVNTTNARSTVGTSTEIYDYIKLLFARIGRTYSPISGQEVKKNTVTDVVSEVKKFEQDSKWLLLAPIHLEEGRQLEDKLKVLLQQGFARILVNNEMVRLDDFSLKEQHSLDHKDILLIIDRIIVKDEEEFYNRLSDAVQTAFFEGKGICYLQELNTDKKLSFSNNFELDGITFLEPNVHLFSFNNPYGACPVCEGYGNIIGIDSELVIPNTSLSIFENAIFPWRGESMGWFRDELVNHAYKFDFPIHKPFFQLTEEQKDLIWTGNEYFQGLNDFFKELEEKNYKIQNRVMLSRYRGKTRCHVCKGKRLRIEASYVKINGKTVSDLVDLPIKHLVEFFKNIDLDEYEKQIAKRLLIEINNRLSFLTEVGLNYLTLNRNSSTLSGGESQRINLATSLGSSLVGSMYILDEPSIGLHPKDTERLIKVLLSLRDIGNTVIVVEHDEDIMKAADMIIDIGPEAGTQGGNLVAQGTYDEILKSSSLTAKYLNGELEISVPKKRRTSKSFIEIKGARENNLQNIDVTIPLEVLTVITGVSGSGKSTLVKKILFPAMQKKLDNAGEKAGQFSELSGSFSQIKHIEYVDQNPIGRSSRSNPVTYIKAYDDIRELYAKEKLSKVRGYQAKHFSFNVDGGRCETCKGEGSINVEMVFMADVQLPCETCNGKRFKKEVLEVAFDGKNIHDILTMTIDDSIIFFEKNKQTKIIQKLQPLQDVGLGYVQLGQSSSTLSGGEAQRIKLASFLVKGTIKEKALFVFDEPTTGLHFHDIKKLMASFDALIEKGHSILVIEHNLDLIKCADWVIDLGPEGGENGGQLLAVGTPEEITKNKKSITAKYLKEKL; this is encoded by the coding sequence ATGCCAGTTGACATTTCCAAACTCGATCCAAAGAAAAATATCATAATAAAAGGAGCTCAAGTACATAATTTAAAAAATGTAGATGTAGCAATTCCTAGGAACAAACTCGTAGTCATTACAGGGCTTTCCGGTTCTGGAAAATCCAGTTTAGCATTTGACACCTTATATGCCGAAGGACAACGCCGTTATGTAGAAAGTCTGTCTTCATACGCCAGACAATTCTTAGGTCGTTTGGATAAACCAAAAGTAGAATACATTAAAGGAATTGCCCCTGCTATCGCTATTGAACAAAAAGTAAATACGACAAATGCGCGTTCAACCGTAGGAACTTCAACCGAAATATACGATTACATTAAACTATTATTTGCCCGAATTGGAAGAACCTATTCTCCTATATCAGGACAAGAAGTTAAAAAAAATACGGTTACCGATGTAGTCAGTGAAGTTAAAAAATTTGAGCAGGACAGTAAATGGCTTCTCCTCGCTCCTATTCATCTTGAAGAAGGAAGACAATTGGAAGACAAACTAAAAGTCTTATTACAGCAAGGTTTCGCTAGGATTTTGGTTAATAATGAGATGGTTCGTTTGGATGATTTTTCTTTAAAAGAACAACATTCATTAGATCATAAAGACATCTTGCTCATTATTGACAGAATTATTGTCAAAGACGAAGAAGAATTCTATAACCGATTATCCGATGCTGTGCAGACTGCTTTTTTTGAAGGAAAAGGAATTTGCTATTTACAAGAATTAAACACTGATAAAAAGCTTTCGTTTTCTAATAATTTTGAATTGGACGGAATTACTTTTCTGGAACCAAACGTACATTTATTCAGTTTCAATAATCCGTATGGCGCATGCCCTGTTTGTGAAGGTTACGGAAACATTATAGGAATCGATAGCGAATTAGTCATTCCAAACACTTCACTTTCGATTTTTGAAAATGCCATTTTTCCTTGGCGTGGCGAAAGCATGGGATGGTTTCGGGATGAATTAGTAAATCATGCCTACAAATTTGATTTCCCGATACACAAACCTTTCTTCCAGCTTACAGAAGAACAAAAGGACTTAATTTGGACAGGAAATGAATATTTTCAGGGACTGAATGATTTTTTTAAAGAACTCGAAGAGAAAAATTATAAAATTCAAAACCGGGTAATGCTTTCCCGTTATCGAGGTAAAACCAGATGCCATGTCTGTAAAGGTAAACGTTTGAGAATTGAAGCTTCTTATGTAAAAATAAATGGAAAGACGGTATCCGATTTAGTCGATTTACCAATCAAACACTTAGTTGAATTTTTCAAGAACATTGATTTGGATGAGTATGAAAAACAAATTGCCAAACGATTATTAATCGAAATCAATAATAGATTGTCTTTTTTAACCGAAGTAGGTTTGAATTATTTGACTTTAAACCGAAATTCATCCACGCTTTCGGGAGGGGAATCACAGCGGATTAATTTGGCAACTTCTCTAGGCAGCAGTCTTGTCGGATCTATGTATATTTTGGATGAACCAAGTATTGGTTTACATCCAAAAGACACCGAACGCTTAATTAAAGTCTTATTGTCATTGCGAGACATAGGCAACACGGTGATTGTAGTAGAACACGATGAAGATATTATGAAAGCCGCCGACATGATTATCGATATTGGCCCTGAAGCAGGAACACAAGGCGGAAATCTTGTCGCGCAAGGCACTTATGACGAAATCTTAAAATCAAGCTCGCTAACCGCCAAATATTTGAATGGTGAACTAGAAATTAGTGTCCCAAAGAAAAGACGAACATCAAAAAGTTTCATTGAAATAAAAGGCGCGAGAGAAAACAATTTACAAAATATAGATGTTACCATTCCTCTTGAAGTTTTAACAGTCATTACAGGAGTTTCAGGCAGTGGAAAAAGTACACTTGTCAAGAAAATTCTTTTTCCCGCCATGCAGAAAAAACTAGACAATGCAGGTGAAAAGGCAGGACAGTTCAGTGAACTTTCTGGTTCTTTTTCTCAAATAAAGCACATAGAATACGTAGATCAAAATCCAATTGGAAGAAGTTCCAGATCTAATCCTGTAACCTATATCAAAGCTTATGATGATATTCGAGAATTATACGCCAAAGAAAAACTATCTAAGGTAAGAGGCTATCAAGCCAAGCATTTCTCTTTTAATGTTGATGGCGGTAGATGTGAAACCTGTAAAGGTGAAGGCTCGATAAACGTTGAAATGGTTTTCATGGCCGATGTCCAGCTCCCATGCGAAACCTGTAACGGAAAACGTTTCAAAAAAGAAGTATTAGAAGTAGCCTTTGACGGCAAAAATATTCATGATATTCTAACGATGACTATTGATGATTCCATTATTTTCTTTGAAAAAAATAAGCAGACAAAAATCATACAAAAACTGCAGCCTTTGCAGGATGTTGGTTTGGGATACGTACAATTGGGACAATCATCATCGACGCTTTCCGGAGGTGAAGCACAACGCATCAAACTTGCTTCTTTTTTGGTTAAAGGAACCATCAAAGAGAAAGCTCTTTTTGTTTTTGATGAGCCAACAACTGGATTGCATTTTCATGACATCAAAAAACTAATGGCTTCGTTTGACGCTTTGATAGAGAAAGGACATTCAATACTGGTAATAGAACATAATCTCGACTTAATAAAATGTGCTGACTGGGTCATAGATTTAGGCCCTGAAGGAGGTGAGAATGGAGGTCAGTTACTCGCTGTAGGAACTCCTGAAGAAATAACAAAAAACAAAAAGTCAATTACTGCAAAATATTTAAAAGAAAAATTATAA
- a CDS encoding oligosaccharide flippase family protein: MGIVLNQSLKNTIITYIGFGIGAINTLYLYPIFLGATYYALTNYILSAANVIMPLFAIGMQNTLVKFYAQYQTEKERSQFLSFTVLFPLLMCIPLAIIGVFFFDDILAFVSKKNPVVKTFILLIPFTGLCMAYFEIFYAWARVHMHSVFGNFIKEVGLRLFSLITLIGVYYNWITVVQFVYVTAGIYLLALIVTMGYAFYIKKPVFQFVIPLNVKDILVYTFYIILSGSVANLLLDGDKIMLNQYMKIENIAYYSVATYIALVISVPSRAMHQIVYPITAKLMHQNKHDELNDLYKKTSINLQIVGGFVMLCIFVNINQLYEIVPKDYSGGIAVVFMIGLSKYFDLILGNNNAIIFNSKYYRAVLFLGVGLVVLTVILNMIFIPLYGIIGSAFATLLSITCYSVAKLLFVVKRMHLYPFTKQTLYSIWITFAVFLLFYFWKFPMSPIIAIVLKSVLVTFVYVFINYKFVVSPEINQALDKVILKIRRNK, from the coding sequence ATGGGCATAGTATTAAATCAGTCATTAAAAAACACCATAATAACTTATATCGGTTTTGGAATTGGAGCTATTAATACTTTGTATTTGTATCCTATTTTTCTTGGGGCGACTTATTATGCATTAACAAATTATATTCTTTCGGCAGCTAATGTGATTATGCCGCTATTTGCCATTGGGATGCAAAATACGTTAGTTAAATTTTACGCCCAATATCAGACAGAGAAAGAACGTTCACAGTTTTTGTCGTTTACGGTATTATTTCCGCTGCTGATGTGTATTCCATTAGCTATAATTGGTGTTTTTTTCTTTGATGATATTTTAGCTTTTGTTTCAAAGAAAAATCCAGTTGTTAAAACCTTTATTTTGCTAATTCCGTTCACTGGTTTGTGTATGGCCTATTTTGAAATATTTTATGCTTGGGCAAGAGTTCATATGCATTCGGTTTTTGGGAATTTCATTAAGGAAGTAGGTTTGCGTTTGTTTTCGTTAATTACTTTGATAGGAGTATATTATAATTGGATTACAGTTGTGCAGTTTGTGTATGTAACAGCTGGAATTTATTTATTAGCTTTAATAGTTACTATGGGTTATGCTTTTTACATAAAAAAACCTGTTTTTCAATTTGTTATTCCTTTAAATGTTAAGGATATCTTGGTTTATACTTTTTACATTATTTTGTCAGGCAGTGTAGCAAATTTGCTTTTGGACGGTGATAAAATAATGCTGAATCAATATATGAAGATTGAAAATATTGCATATTATTCGGTTGCAACTTATATTGCTTTGGTGATTTCTGTTCCAAGCCGTGCCATGCATCAGATTGTTTATCCTATTACTGCGAAATTAATGCATCAGAACAAGCATGATGAACTGAACGATTTGTATAAAAAGACTTCTATAAATCTTCAAATTGTTGGAGGGTTTGTAATGCTTTGTATTTTTGTTAATATCAATCAGCTGTATGAGATTGTTCCAAAAGATTACTCCGGCGGTATAGCAGTTGTATTTATGATTGGGCTTTCAAAATATTTTGATCTGATTTTAGGAAATAATAATGCCATTATTTTCAATTCAAAATATTATAGAGCCGTATTGTTTTTGGGAGTAGGTTTGGTAGTGTTAACAGTGATATTAAACATGATTTTTATTCCTTTATATGGGATTATAGGCTCTGCATTTGCTACTTTATTATCTATTACCTGTTATAGTGTTGCCAAATTGCTTTTTGTTGTAAAACGAATGCATCTGTATCCATTTACAAAACAAACGCTGTATTCCATCTGGATTACATTTGCTGTTTTTCTATTGTTTTATTTTTGGAAGTTTCCAATGAGCCCAATTATAGCAATAGTTTTAAAATCTGTTTTGGTGACTTTTGTGTATGTATTCATCAATTATAAATTTGTTGTTTCGCCAGAAATAAATCAGGCTTTGGATAAGGTTATTTTAAAAATCAGAAGAAACAAATAA
- a CDS encoding glycosyltransferase, producing MNSKKILIITYYWPPAGGPGVQRWLKFVKYLPDFDIQPIVYIPENPTYPIVDANLEKEVSEKTIILKNKIFEPYQLASFFSKNKTKKISSGIIPNKKKQTFLEKALLWIRGNLFIPDARVFWVKPSVAYLKKYIIENNIDTIITSGPPHSLHLIGLDLKQKINLTWFADFRDPWTTIGYHKALRLSVKAERKHRAQEYRVLNTADRVIVTSKTTKTEFEGITNKPISIITNGYDNEPATEVTLDSKFSLAHIGSFLSERNPVILWESLTELIHEIPDFKSHLELKLIGAVSQEVLDTISQFNLNLYLNNLGYVSHSKAVAHQRNSQVLLLIEINSEETKSIIPGKLFEYMVSNRPIIAIGPKRSDFAEIITDTNTGVFFDYTQKDKLKNTIISYYNQFLDGKLQSYGVGLQKYSRKNLTKELAQLIHPKV from the coding sequence TTGAACTCAAAAAAAATCCTTATTATAACATATTATTGGCCACCTGCTGGAGGTCCAGGAGTACAGCGTTGGCTTAAGTTTGTGAAATATTTACCTGATTTTGATATTCAGCCGATTGTATATATTCCGGAGAATCCGACATATCCAATTGTTGATGCTAATTTAGAAAAAGAAGTTTCGGAGAAAACGATTATTTTAAAAAATAAAATTTTTGAACCCTATCAGCTAGCTTCTTTTTTTTCTAAAAATAAAACTAAAAAAATTAGCTCTGGTATTATTCCCAATAAGAAGAAGCAAACTTTTTTGGAAAAGGCTTTATTATGGATACGCGGAAATCTCTTTATTCCAGATGCACGTGTTTTTTGGGTAAAACCATCTGTTGCTTATTTAAAAAAGTACATCATCGAAAATAATATTGATACTATTATTACTTCGGGACCGCCGCATAGTCTGCATTTGATTGGATTGGATTTAAAACAAAAAATCAATTTAACCTGGTTTGCCGATTTTCGTGATCCTTGGACTACAATAGGGTATCACAAAGCATTGCGGTTATCTGTTAAAGCAGAGAGAAAGCATAGAGCACAAGAATATAGAGTGCTTAATACTGCTGATAGGGTTATTGTAACGAGTAAAACTACAAAAACTGAGTTTGAGGGAATAACTAATAAGCCTATAAGCATTATTACCAATGGTTATGATAATGAGCCAGCAACAGAAGTAACTCTTGATTCTAAGTTTAGCTTAGCACATATTGGTTCTTTTCTTTCAGAACGAAACCCCGTTATTTTATGGGAATCTTTGACAGAATTAATTCATGAAATACCGGATTTTAAGTCGCATTTAGAATTAAAATTAATTGGAGCTGTCAGTCAGGAAGTATTGGATACTATTTCTCAATTTAATTTGAATCTGTATCTGAATAATTTAGGATATGTTTCCCATTCGAAAGCAGTGGCACATCAAAGAAATTCTCAGGTTTTGCTGCTTATCGAAATAAATTCTGAAGAAACTAAAAGTATTATCCCTGGTAAATTATTTGAATATATGGTTTCGAATAGGCCTATTATAGCTATTGGACCAAAACGATCTGATTTTGCCGAAATCATTACCGATACAAATACGGGCGTGTTTTTTGACTATACTCAAAAAGATAAACTGAAAAACACCATTATAAGTTATTATAATCAGTTTTTAGATGGGAAATTACAATCGTATGGTGTAGGTTTGCAAAAATATTCCAGAAAGAATTTAACCAAAGAATTGGCACAATTGATTCATCCAAAAGTTTAA
- a CDS encoding YfhO family protein: MKQLQKFFPHALAILGFVLVSTLYFFPVLQGKQIFQSDIAQYTGMAKEQNDFRATHHEEPYWTNSAFGGMPTYQLGAKYPHDYVGAIDDVLRFLPRPADYLFLYFLSFYILMLGLKADPLKAFFGAVAFGFSTYLIIILGVGHNAKAHAIAYMPMVVAGFIMVFQRKYILGGLLTMFAVALEVNANHFQMTFYLLILLLILSGYFIYEGIKSKEYKPLLISVGTLFGAGIIAIGSNAGNLLATVEYANFSIRGKSDLTFNPDGSKSTSDGAMTRDYITEYSYGIAESFNLIAPRLFGGSNNEKVGTDSSMFEFMISQGVPEAQATDFVSAMPTYWGDQPIVSAPAYIGAVVFFLGILALFTDERKIKYAFLGGAFVSLILSWGKNFPALTDFCIDHIPMYNKFRAVSSIQVILELCFPVLAIMGLQSFFKLEKEKQLKPLLYSGAVGVGLVLVLFLSKSLFSFSAANDSYFLQNYGPSFVDALVADRKSLYSADLLRSGFFILIASGTLWLFIKNKIAQNTAIILVGLFMVADLFFVDKNYVSNKDFINARDVEVPFQETPTDAKILEDPTNYRVFDVQGLMQARTSYFHKAIGGYSAVRPKRIQQLFDYQIAKNNMEILNMLNVKYVIQTDKEGKESPIINPDANGNAWFVNKVQFVKNADGEMKALDKFNSKEVAVINENEFTAIKGKTFVKDSSATITLDSYQPNDLKYTSVNSKEGLAVFSEMYYEKGWTALIDGKETPIMRADYTLRAIVVPAGKHSIEFRFDPQVVKTGGTITLVSCIGMLFLLAGGLYVERKKQGIA, translated from the coding sequence ATGAAGCAACTTCAAAAGTTCTTTCCGCACGCACTTGCCATTCTTGGTTTTGTTCTCGTTTCTACACTATATTTCTTTCCTGTTTTACAGGGGAAACAAATTTTTCAATCGGACATAGCTCAATATACGGGTATGGCCAAGGAACAAAATGATTTTAGAGCAACCCATCATGAAGAGCCGTATTGGACAAACTCAGCTTTTGGAGGAATGCCGACATACCAATTGGGAGCGAAATATCCTCATGATTATGTAGGTGCTATTGATGATGTATTGCGTTTTTTACCGCGTCCGGCTGATTATTTGTTTTTGTACTTTTTGAGTTTCTATATTTTAATGCTGGGTTTAAAAGCCGATCCGCTAAAGGCTTTTTTCGGAGCAGTCGCTTTTGGTTTCTCTACCTATTTAATTATTATACTAGGAGTTGGGCATAATGCCAAGGCACATGCCATCGCTTATATGCCAATGGTAGTTGCTGGTTTTATAATGGTTTTTCAAAGGAAATATATTTTGGGAGGTTTGCTCACTATGTTTGCGGTAGCATTGGAAGTCAATGCCAACCACTTTCAAATGACCTTTTATCTATTGATATTGCTGTTGATTCTTTCGGGATATTTTATTTATGAAGGAATCAAATCAAAAGAATATAAACCGCTTTTAATTTCTGTAGGAACGCTTTTTGGTGCAGGAATAATAGCGATTGGTTCTAATGCGGGTAATTTATTGGCAACAGTTGAATATGCAAATTTTAGTATTAGAGGAAAGAGTGATTTAACGTTTAATCCCGACGGTTCCAAAAGTACTTCAGATGGAGCTATGACCAGAGATTACATAACGGAGTACAGCTATGGAATTGCCGAAAGTTTTAATCTTATTGCTCCGAGATTATTTGGCGGTTCCAATAATGAAAAGGTTGGGACAGACAGCAGTATGTTTGAGTTTATGATTTCACAAGGTGTGCCGGAAGCTCAAGCTACAGATTTTGTTTCGGCTATGCCAACGTATTGGGGAGATCAGCCTATTGTGTCTGCTCCGGCGTATATTGGTGCAGTAGTTTTCTTTTTAGGGATTTTGGCTTTATTTACAGATGAAAGAAAAATTAAATATGCTTTCTTAGGTGGAGCATTCGTGTCATTAATTCTTTCTTGGGGGAAAAACTTCCCTGCGTTGACGGATTTTTGCATCGATCATATTCCAATGTATAATAAGTTTAGAGCTGTTTCTTCGATTCAAGTGATTCTGGAATTGTGTTTTCCTGTATTGGCTATTATGGGTTTGCAGTCTTTCTTTAAATTAGAAAAAGAAAAACAATTAAAGCCATTATTGTATTCAGGAGCTGTAGGTGTAGGATTGGTTTTAGTTTTATTTTTATCTAAAAGCTTATTTAGTTTCTCGGCTGCTAATGATAGTTATTTTCTTCAAAATTACGGACCTAGTTTTGTTGATGCTTTAGTTGCCGATAGAAAATCATTATATAGTGCAGATTTGTTACGCTCTGGTTTTTTTATTCTGATAGCGTCAGGAACTTTATGGTTATTTATTAAAAATAAAATAGCCCAAAATACAGCTATCATTTTGGTAGGTTTATTTATGGTCGCAGATTTATTTTTTGTAGATAAAAATTATGTATCCAATAAAGATTTTATAAATGCCAGAGATGTTGAAGTTCCATTCCAAGAAACTCCAACCGATGCGAAGATTCTGGAAGATCCTACTAATTACCGTGTGTTTGATGTACAAGGACTGATGCAGGCCAGAACCTCTTATTTTCATAAAGCTATTGGAGGATATAGTGCAGTACGTCCTAAACGTATTCAGCAGCTGTTTGATTATCAAATTGCCAAAAACAATATGGAAATTCTTAACATGCTGAATGTAAAATACGTGATACAAACAGATAAGGAAGGAAAAGAATCTCCAATTATAAATCCAGACGCTAATGGGAATGCTTGGTTTGTAAATAAAGTGCAATTTGTGAAAAATGCTGATGGAGAAATGAAGGCTTTAGATAAGTTTAATTCTAAAGAAGTGGCTGTGATTAATGAAAATGAGTTTACTGCTATTAAAGGTAAGACTTTCGTTAAAGACAGTTCGGCTACTATAACTTTGGATTCATACCAACCGAATGATTTGAAATATACTTCTGTTAATTCAAAAGAAGGTCTAGCTGTTTTTTCTGAAATGTATTATGAAAAAGGCTGGACAGCACTTATAGATGGTAAAGAAACTCCCATTATGAGAGCTGATTATACATTACGAGCTATCGTAGTTCCAGCAGGAAAGCATAGTATTGAGTTTAGATTTGATCCTCAAGTTGTAAAAACAGGAGGTACAATTACATTAGTCAGCTGTATTGGAATGTTGTTTCTTTTAGCAGGCGGTTTGTATGTTGAGAGAAAGAAACAGGGGATTGCTTAA
- a CDS encoding DUF4834 family protein, translating to MQTASFSGFIEMLFYMIAFYYIFKFLARLFLPLVVKKVVEKAGQNFQQQQQQYQQQSSWRKTSNNDEIIIDTANSKNPRETKKVGDYVDYEEID from the coding sequence ATGCAAACAGCCTCTTTTTCGGGTTTTATAGAAATGTTATTTTATATGATAGCGTTCTATTATATTTTTAAATTTTTGGCTCGATTGTTTTTGCCTTTAGTAGTAAAAAAGGTAGTGGAAAAAGCGGGACAAAATTTTCAGCAGCAACAGCAACAATATCAACAACAGTCTTCTTGGCGTAAAACGTCTAATAATGATGAAATTATAATCGATACAGCCAATAGTAAAAATCCTCGCGAAACCAAAAAAGTTGGGGATTATGTTGATTATGAAGAAATAGATTAG